The DNA sequence CCACTGCGTCAGGATCAGGCCGGCGACCGGATAGATCAGGCACAGGAACACGTAATGCGAGGGCTTGGCCCAGAAGTCCTCGGCGCCAAGCCTGAGCGCGTCCCAGAGGTCCGCCGTGGAAATGCGGCGGACCGCTGGTTGCACATGCATCCCGTACGCGTCCGCCATGACATGAAAGCCGGCCATAACCTTCCTCCGTTTTTCTCGGGGGGCGGTCACCGCCTAGGGTGGCTGCCCGTAGCTGCCACTTGAAGAACGCTCGCATGATAGCCGATCTTCCCGGGATTGTCGCCGCGTCTCATAAGGTTTGCTGAGCGGTCATCGTCTGGCGAACCACTGAGTTCATTTTAGAATCCATGCATTTTAGCTATTGCTTAAATTACTCGTAGAGACCCACAGCGTATCACCTGAGCTTTACAAACGTTGGCGAGGGGCGATGTTCACGTTGAAGGGCTTCTGGTCTTGCGAACGCGGCAATTTCGCCATGGCGACCGCCGTAGCCTTGCTGCCGATAATGGCTGTCGTCGCCGGCACCCTCGACCTGACGGGCACGAGCGATGACGCCGCGCAACTGCAGAACTCGCTGGACGCGGCTGGCCTTGCCGTCGGCACCAAATACCTGCCCAGCATGAGCGCGAACGATGTCCAGGGGCTTGGGCTGACATTCTTCGCAGCCAATTTGAGCATTGCCGACCAGCAGGAGTATTCAGACAGCGTTTCCGCCTTTTCGGCCACCGCCAGCGGCGATCCGAGCGCCTATTACATCTCGCTGTCGTCCGGCATCAACCGTCCGAGCTTCATCAATGGCGCTGGCCCCTGGCCAGCTCACCGGTCGGCGACGGTCAAGATGCACCCGGGCGCCCAGGCCTGCGTGCTGGCGCTCGATCCGCATGCGTCGGCGGCGGTGAGCCTGCAAGGCTCGACCGATGTCGCCATGAGCAACTGCGTGATCGCGGCAAACTCGGACGCCTCCGATGCCGTCAGCAGGGGCGGTTCCGCGCAGGTCTCGGCGGGCTGCGTATCGGCCGTCGGTGGCACTTCCGGGCTTTCTCCGCCCGCTGCCAACCTCACCTGCGGCACGCCGCTCGAACATCAATATGCGTCCTTCGATCCCCTGGCCGACATCGTCCCTCCCCCCTACACACTTTGCCTGCCGGTGCCGAACGGCAAAACCTACACGCTGTCGCCCGGCACCTATTGCGACAAGACATTGTCAGGAAACATCACGTTCAACCCGGGCGTCTACATCTTGCGCGGCGTCACCCTGAAGCCGGGCGGGAATGGCAGCCTGAGCGGCCAGGGCGTAACCATATTCCTCACGGAAGGGGCACAGATCATCATAAATGCCAATGAAAAGGTGAACCTTTCCCCGCCCACCAGCGGACCTTACGCCGGCATCACCATCTTCCAGAGCCGCGGGAACGTTTCGGCCTTGACCCTGAATGGCGGCGCAAATTCCGTGATCAGCGGATTCGTCTATGCGCCTGACGCGGCCGTTTCGTTTGCCGGCAATTCGGACATGAGTGGTCAGGGGGACTGCCTGAGGCTTGTTGGCTTGACCGTGCAGATGACAGGCAACTCTTCCATCAAGACCGACTGCACGGCGGTGTTCGGAAATCGAGAGATGTACTCCAGCCGCCTCATCACGCTTGTGAACTAGGGGCCGCTTCGATCGAGATTTTTCACCGCCTGCCCGGCAAAAGCCATGATCGGGACCGAGTCAGGCACGCATGACCACTTCGAAAATAGATTGCGACCAGATCGCGAACTTGAACAGGCGCAGCGGGCTCAAGGCGGCTGGGCTCAAGGCGGCTGGCCTGGCGGCCTTGCTTGGGCTTGCCGCCTGCAGCACCGTCTCGCTGCCGACAGGGCAAGGCGCCGGGGTTTCCTCCTCGGCAACCGGCACGCTGGCAAGCCTGCGCGCCACGGCCGGGCGCGGCCCGCTGACCCCGGACGCGCAGTTGGAGCAAGCAGCATTGCAGCAGGCCGGCTACATGGCGCAGCGTGAAAACATGAGCCACACCACCGGCTGGGGCAAGGATTTCGCCTCGCGCATGAGGGACAATGGCGTACACGGTGCCGCGGCCGAGAACATCGCGGCCGGCCGCTTCGACGAACAGAAGCTGTTCGATATCTGGATGCACTCGCAGGGACACCGGCGCAACATACTCGATCCGGACTTCAGCCGCTTCGGACTTGCCTATGTCCGTGACGGCCGCGACCCCAACCTGCGCTACTGGTCGCTGGTGCTCGGCAGGTAGCAAAGACATCGCCGGCAGCGGACATCCGCTGACGAGCAGCCGCTACATCAATCCATATGAGCGGCAGGCGCGCCGCCGGCCGGCGCTGTTTTCGGCTTGCGCAGCAGGAAAACGAACGGGATGGCGGCCAGCGTCATGATCATCAGGATTTTGAAGTCGTTGACGTAGGAGATCATCATCGCCTGCAGATTGACCATGCGGTCGACCTGCGACAGTGCCGTCGGGTCGCCGCCGGCGGCCGCCGGCGAGACCGCCCA is a window from the Mesorhizobium australicum WSM2073 genome containing:
- a CDS encoding CAP domain-containing protein — translated: MTTSKIDCDQIANLNRRSGLKAAGLKAAGLAALLGLAACSTVSLPTGQGAGVSSSATGTLASLRATAGRGPLTPDAQLEQAALQQAGYMAQRENMSHTTGWGKDFASRMRDNGVHGAAAENIAAGRFDEQKLFDIWMHSQGHRRNILDPDFSRFGLAYVRDGRDPNLRYWSLVLGR
- a CDS encoding TadE/TadG family type IV pilus assembly protein — translated: MFTLKGFWSCERGNFAMATAVALLPIMAVVAGTLDLTGTSDDAAQLQNSLDAAGLAVGTKYLPSMSANDVQGLGLTFFAANLSIADQQEYSDSVSAFSATASGDPSAYYISLSSGINRPSFINGAGPWPAHRSATVKMHPGAQACVLALDPHASAAVSLQGSTDVAMSNCVIAANSDASDAVSRGGSAQVSAGCVSAVGGTSGLSPPAANLTCGTPLEHQYASFDPLADIVPPPYTLCLPVPNGKTYTLSPGTYCDKTLSGNITFNPGVYILRGVTLKPGGNGSLSGQGVTIFLTEGAQIIINANEKVNLSPPTSGPYAGITIFQSRGNVSALTLNGGANSVISGFVYAPDAAVSFAGNSDMSGQGDCLRLVGLTVQMTGNSSIKTDCTAVFGNREMYSSRLITLVN